The Amyelois transitella isolate CPQ chromosome 7, ilAmyTran1.1, whole genome shotgun sequence genomic sequence CGTAAAGTTCATTCATCTCGTGCCCTTTTAGAACCTTTCTCACGGTTTAGTATTAGAAACAATCACCTATCTACAGCTATAACTTTTGTTGCAGGACGCCCACCCTCGGTACGCTTATGAGTATGCAGTCAATGACCCACACACCGGTGATATCAAGCAGCAAAAggaggaaagagatggagaagtGGTCaaaggtattctttttttcttggtCGAATTTGTAGAATTCATTCGTAATCATATGAGACaatgaaactttaaaaatgatGTGTCGTCGTTTTGCATCCCCCGCAACTTTTATTGCAGTTGTACCGATTGAGACGCGCTTTGAAAATCTTATGGTGTTACAACCAGCTGTTGAAACGACACATTGACCAATACTAACCACTTCTATTATTGGAATTTATACAAAACTCAACAGTTAACAAATGCTTTCAAATCATAACACCCATCTGTTTCAAGGTAAGTGAGGGATCAATGGCAAAGAACAATAGGCGAATAAACCATTTAGTACCTTTACCTTAATTTATCCACAACTAGATGGAGACCTTTACCATAGAAGAAATTAGACCTGTGGTCTTTAGTGTAcatttggtaaaattttatttctagaaattGGTGCAGTCTGGTGATAGTGACAGGATCACATGATAGAATGGTCACAGAAAGGAGCATCTGTTACCATATCACCTACGCTAACCCACCTTCATCAATAAAATGATAGCGAAATTAATGATCTACATTAAATTGTTTGCATTCAGGTCAGTATTCTCTTGTTGAACCGGACGGCTCCGTGCGGACGGTGAACTACGTGGCTGACTGGGAGACCGGTTTTCACGCAGACGTACGCAACAGCAAAGACAATCAACATTAGCGCAGCTGGTCcattctaataataaaaatacaaatcacaaataaaaataatccccCAATACACCACATGGGAGGCAACGTGCCCAGGATGTTGGCAGCGTTCACCCGCTGTATCGCGAAGCTTAAACGCTGAGCAAAAAAACTGCGAACTGTGAACTGCGaaccaaaaaaattaagtctcCCGTTGCCTCCAAGAGTGCGTTGGAATGTAGTGTCCCTAAAAATAACGGCTGGACTTGAGGAGTACATATCAGAAATTAACATTCTATCGTCAACTGGTGTTGGTGGTGGTTTGAGAATGAAGGTTTCGTCTCGGTAATCACTCATTTTTTCAGTCACGCTGATCTAATAAGAAGATCTACTTACCTAATCtacttatcttttttttattatttacttttgtcTCTCGGCTCTCCACTTTGGTGAATACCGAGTTGTGTTATCGTGTGTGATGAATATGGAAACTGCAATGGAATTTggaaatgttttgtttataaacaaaaatataaggtACAAACTAGTTTTCATTTCAGTATCTTACAaatgtttttacatttatatctcAGAATGACCACATTCAAGTTTCAACTAAGAATACCTTTTACGGAATCGCCAGGGTCTTTGGTATTCTGGATTGACGTGTTAcaactaattaaattttaccaaaaaacaaataggaaATCAGAATTTTAGAATTTAGCTGGAAATTGTAATGAGTTTTTTAAGTTCACCGGATATCGTCTAATATGGCTTTTCCGTCTTTCCAATTTAGCCTCTAGTTAGGTTTACTCAAAGAAAAACTAAATGTTACGCACATTTCCGTTTTCGTTTGGTTAGACctaaacattaaataattgcTTAGGATATACtatgtacttaatttaaagaaaaaaattgtttttctgTAGAATTATTGTAGGGTACAGAATGAGTTTTATTAGTTAAGGAAATTTTCACGGCATGTTTGAACGATTAAACTGGGGTGTCAATAACAACatagaaaatatgtttttttttttactttttactttccTATACTAAGACCGATCAAGTgatctaaatttattaattaaagagAGTAAAAATTTCTTGTcacttttgcaattttttctATGTATCAGTATCATCTTCCAAACATGCTGTGAATTATCGTTGAAATATTTAGTATGAAGTATAATCAGAAATAAATATCAGTCTGTCTCCTAAGGATTTTAAGAAATTCCATCCCCAGAGAACGAAGGCAAGCTAGTCTTTCGAAACTTTTACGGCttccattttaatattatttgtgaaGTCTAGCGACTTTcgtgtaagtacctattatttgtaaagaaattGTACCTCAACTATCCGTCAGAGGCCCTGTAGTCGCTagactatatataaatatatatgaatgaTTGTCGTACTGTTaaatataatcttaataaagtACAATTAAcgatgctttttttttttttcttatttgaaCCTTACCGATGCCCAGCACAAAGCTGTTCTGTGTGTGGGCGTGTCAAGCTTAAATTCCATCAGTCAtctagctgaatgtggccttgaGAGTTCACCCATATTATTGGCACTTTTGCCCCGTAACGAAAATGACATAGACatgattaaaatatgtatgcgTCAATAATCCGCAGCTGTGTCCTCGCATGTCTCAGACGAAACACATCCACTCTCGCTAAGCTGCTTTTGGGGCAAATTACTCTACTAAACAAAAGAAAGGGAAAGAATGAgtttctaaaattaataagtcttaaaaaactgtggtataaaaatatatttacttaaatcccaaattatcttatattataacaattataagATTATCACagcaccaaaataaattaagttccaaattaataaataatccccatataaaaaaaaactataccataacaaatttattcaattctTTGCCATTAAAGTAGCACTTTGGACATGCATAATCTTTGTCGACAGTCTTATTTGCctgaaaaataagaaaaaatcagatgttttatataaaaactaccACAGATTATATGCAGATTTTAACtggttatataaaatatgattatttgAACATACtatgacaaaaattaaaacaatgaaattacAAACCCTGAATAAATCATTAAAGAAAGCTGTTTAATGATTTATTCAGGGTTAACAAGGTTATTATCTAAGTTTCGTTcaaaaactaatgtacttacCATCAAACAATAGTAGCAAAATATATGTGAACAGCCCATGGTATATGGAAGAACAGGCTTGTTAGAGCAACATGCACATACAGTGCTATGTGTCATAACAGCTTGACTAGAGGTTGCAGATGACTTTGTATGCTTTCTCCACCAAACATACTTCAATACTGTAGACAGTTTACTTCGAAGCCCAATCATATTCATCAATGATATAGCTGTACCCATTAATTCCTAAACAAATAATGCAGATTAATTTATAGCAACAACAAGTACGTATTTAATCTAGTAAATCAATGGGAAAATTGTTGGTAACTTACAATAAAGTTATGCCACAATAACTCCCTAGTCCATGAAAAATCAGTCAAATCTTCTCGTGTCAACTTATCCGCTGTTAACTCTAGTCCAAGAATAAAATCTATGAGCATAGGGTACTTTCCACTCTGTATAAATCTAAGGAAGTTCAGAATGTCTCCTACTAATTGAAAGGTTTCCATCTTATGTATAACATTTTGAATTCTTGTATTAGATGTCCAACTATACAGGCATCGGTCTTTAACATAATTCAAACCTATTTTGTACCCATAATACCAATACATTTTGCTAGTAGATATATTCTCTGGTTTATACTTTAGTGATAACATTTCCTGTCCAAAAGTACACTTCTTGTTGTAAAATGAGAACTTGAAAATCCATGTTCTAATCAAAAGTTCTAATTCTGGAAGGACTGCCTGGAGGATCCCTGGctgaaagtaaattaataatattaaaaactgtTTTGTACTCTCATGGCATATTTTATCTGTTGgtgtatacctatttattgtGCAATTAAGACTAATGATTAGTCTTAGAATCAGTACCAAATTTTAGTATTCGCATTTTATTTGCTGTCTTTAAGTCACTTTGTGTACTTACTACACAAATTAGTTTAACTTACTTAACTAACTAAATTAGTAAACTTAACTGTTGTACCACTGAACAaaactttatgtaaattttcatcCATATAATGTAAAGTACCAGCCATTAAAAACCATTAAGAATCTTTTTCATgaagagtaaaaaaaatattacctctAAATATTTCGTGGCTTGGAAAAtttgttgtataaataattcttcTACTTGTTTATCAAGATGTACTGCATCAAGCTGAAAGTAAACAATTTTGGAAGTATAATTTCttgtaataaacatacaataaattaaatgccatgttatcttggatgttttaatggtgaaattgagattcataaacAGTGACAGGCTGCCAGCCCATCAACTtagagaacatacatacatatagtcacgtctatatcccttgcgggtagacagagccaacagtcttgaagactgatggaccatgttcagctatttggctttaagatagaattgagattcaaatagtgacaggttgtcaatagcccatcgcctaaaagaagaatcccaagtttaaaaatcATCCTTTACTAAGAGAACCCtaagtttattaacttttcCTATCTGCGCATGAAGGGTATCTGGCACACACAATGTATGTTTCCTTTTGTCTGCCAAAACAGAGTGGAGCAGAACAGACTAACGGAAGAAGCATTGCAACTGAAATGCTTCTTGCATTAGTCGCATCTTAGGAGATATAAGATAAAGAAACAAGGGTGGTTTTGTATGTGCCGTTTTTTTTCCACTTTTTACACAGCATTTCaattatgtgtatttatttcaactttaACCGTTATCGATATGACCCTGTGAAATATAAGATACGATTCTGCCTTAGGTACCTGTGTCACACGAGGAATATAGTTAATACTCATTTTAGCATTAGGTCAATCTCAAAATAGATTTCAACCTCTTTCCTTAAAGCTCGAAGTTTTAGTCGGTTCTAAGTATTATGTTATATACGATTATGTTtgagtaaattaatattcacaACAAATCATATCTCTATTTGGTTTGTGCAACAAATGAAACCTCTGACTGATGAAAGCAGTCCGTGATTCGTAGCAGTGCTGCCTCGTAGTTCGACGTTTGACATTGACGTTCCTGATTAACAATTGTTAACAGGACTACTTTTACACTATATAATCCATGCCTGTTTCATCAGGTCATAGGTGTAAGCTTTTTGaagttattgaattttatgtttgtagttATAGAAACacatatgtcaaaaataacttCCACAACTTGCATTACGTTTACTGCTTTTTACTACCCAAGCCAAACTACTTTATACTATCTTGTAAAATGAACCGCTTTTTTCATATACTTGCGTGTTCTTAGTTACACCCTTCGCAACAAAATGGCACGTGCACCATCAAACAAGACAAAAGCCGAAACCTGAAAGAAAGACAGGTTAAGCTTGAGGTGACCAACTGGAGGAACATGACAATACGTAGTCGATCAGAAGTCattgattttttgtatatgtatattattatgaacaaCGTAACTGAAGTTATGCATACCTAATTAAGCCgaattttcattgaaaatatttttataagtcgAGGTTGTAGGTGTCCAAACCAAAGAGGtacagataaattaaaaaaataacatgccACTGTCAAGttacgaattttattttattgtcttcgTTCGTCTCTCTCTGTGACTGCAACACCAAAGGaagtaatgtaaataaaaagactttactgtaaataataattgaaatacttatcttttctttttattcacGTTATGGAAGCCTGAATTAACCAACAGATTTGTCGAGATGGTTATTTCACCACAAAGTCCCGCTAGTGAAAGCCAACCAGCACAAGCAAGAAAATCCAACATGGCGTCTAAACAAAGTTCAGTTGCAGATACAAGGGCTGAACTAGCAGAATTAGTGAGAAAGAAAACTGAAGTAGCTGTAAGAGACTGCTtgcctaaatatttattacacaatatGCCCTAGTAGCAAAACAAGCAAACCCtccattttaactaaattgCATGATATATTTTGCATacctaataacaaaatatgcaATTATCATCTGAAGTATATAACTGTGtacacaatatatttattcgctgtattaaataatttaatgtttgctaagttttaaaattgttcATATTCAGTGGTAAGTTaaagattattataatttcaggAAACACTAGCAAATCTTGAACGCCAAATTTATGCCTTTGAAGGGTCATATTTGGAAGATACTCAATTATATGGAAACATAATTCGTGGTTGGGATAGATATCTTACCACTAATAAAAGTACAAACTCCAAAGCAGACAAGcgcaaccgaaaattcaaagaggcAGAAAGACTGTTTTCAAAGTCATCTATTACATCCATTGCGGTCAGtatcattttcaaattttatgctaatgtttcaatgtattatttttaactagagcACTCCTTCAGCTCTACAAATGGAAAAGGAAAAAGTCTGGTATATCCTGAGAATTTTTGGACATATCCTCTTAGTGCACCCGTAGGTCCCTTTGGAACCTATATgccatttaattaatttatttattataatattattaatttaattataattttttattacaggcAGTCAGTGGCCTTGTTGATCCTGCAGAAGCAAAAAGTATGTGtcttaacaaattattttatatttatgttttaattaaataaaataagtattaaattaaaaacaatttccatTAATTTGCAGATGACAGGAATAGTGAA encodes the following:
- the LOC106132767 gene encoding peroxisome biogenesis factor 2, which translates into the protein MSINYIPRVTQLDAVHLDKQVEELFIQQIFQATKYLEPGILQAVLPELELLIRTWIFKFSFYNKKCTFGQEMLSLKYKPENISTSKMYWYYGYKIGLNYVKDRCLYSWTSNTRIQNVIHKMETFQLVGDILNFLRFIQSGKYPMLIDFILGLELTADKLTREDLTDFSWTRELLWHNFIELMGTAISLMNMIGLRSKLSTVLKYVWWRKHTKSSATSSQAVMTHSTVCACCSNKPVLPYTMGCSHIFCYYCLMANKTVDKDYACPKCYFNGKELNKFVMV